AGCTTCAGTAGATGCTGACCTTTTTGTAACATCTATATGCACTTTGACCTGAGAACTCCTGTCCGGTTTTAGAGATATAAACCTACAAGAGCAAGTAATATCAGAGAATACAAAAGTTTCAGACGTCCCTTGCGTCTGTGTGTTCTGAAACAAATAGTTCCCATGCTTAAAAACACGTCTGCGTGTATGATTTACACATTTGTTCCAGTTACATACATTTCTATGTAGTTTTTCTTAATTGTGGGAAACAGAAACCTACCTTCCTTCCTTCTGCGGATGTGAACCAGTGACCTGCAGAGCCACTCTTAGCTGATACTCGTCTTTTCCCAGCATCCGTTGGAGCTGCAGAACTCGTTTTAGGATTCAACCAGCCTCCAGAAGTGTGAGCGCTCTCTTGGCCCTTTGAAAACTTTGACTTTGTTTGCCCTCTTCTGGAGCTTTTGCTGCAAGAGGCTCCAGTTTTAGAACTCCCGTTGCTGCCAAATTGATTCCTGCAATGGCATTCGAAAGATATGTGAATCCCCAGAAAGCAGAAGATTTTAAGTATCAAAATAAGAAAGGCATTAGGAGTAACCTACATATAATCAACAAGGAACACCTCTCGCTGGCTCTCCCTATCATTGACAATTCCAAGGGGCAAAAAGTTTGGTAACCGCTGTCGAGCTAGATTCCTGATTCTTGGATCACTATGCAAGAAGAAACGATGAGATGGAGGAGAAGGTTGGGACAAATCCAAAAATTGCCCAGTTTGCTGAAAGCCAGTGACGTTATGATCTCCGCTATTGCTACTACTTGCCACAGCGCTGCTTTGTTTCTGAGCTGCGTTAGTCGTCTTGATAGAGCTAAAATAGTCCTGACAAACATCATCCAAAGCTGGCGTTTGAATCTTGGCACTTGCCGGGCAAAAATCTTTCCACAGATCTTTAATACTGGGGATAGATCCAGGTTCCTTTCTCTTTGGTTTACTTGGAACAGATAGGTTATCCTTTGAGGATGAATTAGTTGTTGTAGTTACTCCGCTTAAATCTCTGCTAGCGGATGGATGGTCATCTTCTGAATCTGAATCTAGAAGCTGGAACCTTCGCAGAGGACTACGAGTTGGTCTCTGAAACAAAGATGCAACAGAACTAATCCCAGAACCAGCAGATGCTGGAACATCCGACTGCTTTCTTTTGCCCCGGGAGATAGAAGGCTGATTAGACAAGACCCCAGTACCATGAAGTGGCACCCTTGAGCTGCAACTAGAAAAATGACTCCTAGTTGATGCAGGTGCATCTGCATGTAGCAATACAAGAGGGTATATATCAAgatgaaaccaacaaaagatGGAAGAGTAAATACATCACAAGCAGCCTAGAGAGAATTATGTTAAGCATCTATCCACTAAAGAAATCTAAATGAAAACAGTTTGAGTGGAATGAAACTTAATCAAGTTAAAATTATTGTCCGTGCAAATACCAAATTCTCAGCCTGAAGACTCCACCAAACCCACTCTATCTACTAGTGTCAACAACTGCAATCAAGTTGTCATCTTTGAACCACATCAAACTGATCCAGATAACTAAAATAGAAGAGGGTTTGCATCAACTTCCTAAATTACTCAATAAACTAGGGATGGTCTTTCATTATCAATGTATCTCCGATCCAAGAAGCCTAAGTTTTCCAGTTTCCCAATTCAATTCGAACATAAACCCGAAGAGTGAAAAGGCTAATTAGCTAATAAAAGTTAAATAAGAAACCTAACAATGCTCGATTCAATTACAGTAGTTTAAGTAAGACCCATTATTTcgaaaagagaaagcaaaagctCAGAAAGTAAAATTTACCCGTGTGAGAAGAATCCTCTGGAGAAGAGAACTCCTCGATGTCATCATCATCCCGATCCTCCCTGAAACCTAGCAACTCACTGGCCACGCCTCTATCATCTTTCGCAGGACACTTGTTGGGATTAATCCCTCGTCGCAGCCGCTTGAGAACAGGGCTCGCATAATCTGGTTCAAGCTCCTGATCGGAATCTGGGACCGTGAGTCCAGGCTCTGGCTCGTCCCCAATTAAATGCTCGCCGGAGANNNNNNNNNNNNNNNNNNNNNNNNNNNNNNNNNNNNNNNNNNNNNNNNNNNNNNNNNNNNNNNNNNNNNNNNNNNNNNNNNNNNNNNNNNNNNNNNNNNNNNNNNNNNNNNNNNNNNNNNNNNNNNNNNNNNNNNNNNNNNNNNNNNNNNNNNNNNNNNNNNNNNNNNNNNNNNNNNNNNNNNNNNNNNNNNNNNNNNNNNNNNNNNNNNNNNNNNNNNNNNNNNNNNNNNNNNNNNNNNNNNNNNNNNNNNNNNNNNNNNNNNNNNNNNNNNNNNNNNNNNNNNNNNNNNNNNNNNNNNNNNNNNNNNNNNNNNNNNNNNNNNNNNNNNNNNNNNNNNNNNNNNNNNNNNNNNNNNNNNNNNNNNNNNNNNNNNNNNNNNNNNNNNNNNNNNNNNNNNNNNNNNNNNNNNNNNNNNNNNNNNNNNNNNNNNNNNNNNNNNNNNNNNNNNNNNNNNNNNNNNNNNNNNNNNNNNNNNNNNNNNNNNNNNNNNNNNNNNNNNNNNNNNNNNNNNNNNNNNNNNNNNNNNNNNNNNNNNNNNNNNNNNNNNNNNNNNNNNNNNNNNNNNNNNNNNNNNNNNNNNNNNNNNNNNNNNNNNNNNNNNNNNNNNNNNNNNNNNNNNNNNNNNNNNNNNNNNNNNNNNNNNNNNNNNNNNNNNNNNNNNNNNNNNNNNNNNNNNNNNNNNNNNNNNNNNNNNNNNNNNNNNNNNNNNNNNNNNNNNNNNNNNNNNNNNNNNNNNNNNNNNNNNNNNNNNNNNNNNNNNNNNNNNNNNNNNNNNNNNNNNNNNNNNNNNNNNNNNNNNNNNNNNNNNNNNNNNNNNNNNNNNNNNNNNNNNNNNNNNNNNNNNNNNNNNNNNNNNNNNNNNNNNNNNNNNNNNNNNNNNNNNNNNNNNNNNNNNNNNNNNNNNNNNNNNNNNNNNNNNNNNNNNNNNNNNNNNNNNNNNNNNNNNNNNNNNNNNNNNNNNNNNNNNNNNNNNNNNNNNNNNNNNNNNNNNNNNNNNNNNNNNNNNNNNNNNNNNNNNNNNNNNNNNNNNNNNNNNNNNNNNNNNNNNNNNNNNNNNNNNNNNNNNNNNNNNNNNNNNNNNNNNNNNNNNNNNNNNNNNNNNNNNNNNNNNNNNNNNNNNNNNNNNNNNNNNNNNNNNNNNNNNNNNNNNNNNNNNNNNNNNNNNNNNNNNNNNNNNNNNNNNNNNNNNNNNNNNNNNNNNNNNNNNNNNNNNNNNNNNNNNNNNNNNNNNNNNNNNNNNNNNNNNNNNNNNNNNNNNNNNNNNNNNNNNNNNNNNNNNNNNNNNNNNNNNNNNNNNNNNNNNNNNNNNNNNNNNNNNNNNNNNNNNNNNNNNNNNNNNNNNNNNNNNNNNNNNNNNNNNNNNNNNNNNNNNNNNNNNNNNNNNNNNNNNNNNNNNNNNNNNNNNNNNNNNNNNNNNNNNNNNNNNNNNNNNNNNNNNNNNNNNNNNNNNNNNNNNNNNNNNNNNNNNNNNNNNNNNNNNNNNNNNNNNNNNNNNNNNNNNNNNNNNNNNNNNNNNNNNNNNNNNNNNNNNNNNNNNNNNNNNNNNNNNNNNNNNNNNNNNNNNNNNNNNNNNNNNNNNNNNNNNNNNNNNNNNNNNNNNNNNNNNNNNNNNNNNNNNNNNNNNNNNNNNNNNNNNNNNNNNNNNNNNNNNNNNNNNNNNNNNNNNNNNNNNNNNNNNNNNNNNNNNNNNNNNNNNNNNNNNNNNNNNNNNNNNNNNNNNNNNNNNNNNNNNNNNNNNNNNNNNNNNNNNNNNNNNNNNNNNNNNNNNNNNNNNNNNNNNNNNNNNNNNNNNNNNNNNNNNNNNNNNNNNNNNNNNNNNNNNNNNNNNNNNNNNNNNNNNNNNNNNNNNNNNNNNNNNNNNNNNNNNNNNNNNNNNNNNNNNNNNNNNNNNNNNNNNNNNNNNNNNNNNNNNNNNNNNNNNNNNNNNNNNNNNNNNNNNNNNNNNNNNNNNNNNNNNNNNNNNNNNNNNNNNNNNNNNNNNNNNNNNNNNNNNNNNNNNNNNNNNNNNNNNNNNNNNNNNNNNNNNNNNNNNNNNNNNNNNNNNNNNNNNNNNNNNNNNNNNNNNNNNNNNNNNNNNNNNNNNNNNNNNNNNNNNNNNNNNNNNNNNNNNNNNNNNNNNNNNNNNNNNNNNNNNNNNNNNNNNNNNNNNNNNNNNNNNNNNNNNNNNNNNNNNNNNNNNNNNNNNNNNNNNNNNNNNNNNNNNNNNNNNNNNNNNNNNNNNNNNNNNNNNNNNNNNNNNNNNNNNNNNNNNNNNNNNNNNNNNNNNNNNNNNNNNNNNNNNNNNNNNNNNNNNNNNNNNNNNNNNNNNNNNNNNNNNNNNNNNNNNNNNNNNNNNNNNNNNNNNNNNNNNNNNNNNNNNNNNNNNNNNNNNNNNNNNNNNNNNNNNNNNNNNNNNNNNNNNNNNNNNNNNNNNNNNNNNNNNNNNNNNNNNNNNNNNNNNNNNNNNNNNNNNNNNNNNNNNNNNNNNNNNNNNNNNNNNNNNNNNNNNNNNNNNNNNNNNNNNNNNNNNNNNNNNNNNNNNNNNNNNNNNNNNNNNNNNNNNNNNNNNNNNNNNNNNNNNNNNNNNNNNNNNNNNNNNNNNNNNNNNNNNNNNNNNNNNNNNNNNNNNNNNNNNNNNNNNNNNNNNNNNNNNNNNNNNNNNNNNNNNNNNNNNNNNNNNNNNNNNNNNNNNNNNNNNNNNNNNNNNNNNNNNNNNNNNNNNNNNNNNNNNNNNNNNNNNNNNNNNNNNNNNNNNNNNNNNNNNNNNNNNNNNNNNNNNNNNNNNNNNNNNNNNNNNNNGTTGATGCAGGTGCATCTGCATGTAGCAATACAAGAGGGTATATATCAAgatgaaaccaacaaaagatGGAAGAGTAAATACATCACAAGCAGCCTAGAGAGAATTATGTTAAGCATCTATCCACTAAAGAAATCTAAATGAAAACAGTTTGAGTGGAATGAAACTTAATCAAGTTAAAATTATTGTCCGTGCAAATACCAAATTCTCAGCCTGAAGACTCCACCAAACCCACTCTACCTACTAGTGTCAACAACTGCAATCAAGTTGTCATCTTTGAACCACATCAAACTGATCCAGATAACTAAAATAGAAGAGGGTTTGCATCAACTTCCTAAATTACTCAATAAACTAGGGATGGTCTTTCATTATCAATGTATCTCCGATCCAAGAAGCCTAAGTTTTCCAGTTTCCCAATTCAATTCGAACATAAACCCGAAGAGTGAAAAGGCTAATTAGCTAATAAAAGTTAAATAAGAAACCTAACAATGCTCGATTCAATTACAGTAGTTTAAGTAAGACCCATTATTTcgaaaagagaaagcaaaagctCAGAAAGTAAAATTTACCCGTGTGAGAAGAATCCTCTGGAGAAGAGAACTCCTCGATGTCATCATCATCCCGATCCTCCCTGAAACCTAGCAACTCACTGGCCACGCCTCTATCATCTTTCGCAGGACACTTGTTGGGATTAATCCCTCGTCGCAGCCGCTTGAGAACAGGGCTCGCATAATCTGGTTCAAGCTCCTGATCGGAATCTGGGACCGTGAGTCCAGGCTCTGGCTCGTCCCCAATTAAATGCTCGCCGGAGAAGCTAGGGTTTTGATGGGAATCAGACTGGGGATCCAATGCAGCATCAAGATCAAACCCTAGCGAAAACGATGGCGGCTCAATTGAATCCATGAGAATGAATTAGGGAttggagaggaagaggaagaggaagaggaagaggaag
The Camelina sativa cultivar DH55 chromosome 15, Cs, whole genome shotgun sequence DNA segment above includes these coding regions:
- the LOC104746456 gene encoding uncharacterized protein LOC104746456, translating into MDSIEPPSFSLGFDLDAALDPQSDSHQNPSFSGEHLIGDEPEPGLTVPDSDQELEPDYASPVLKRLRRGINPNKCPAKDDRGVASELLGFREDRDDDDIEEFSSPEDSSHTDAPASTRSHFSSCSSRVPLHGTGVLSNQPSISRGKRKQSDVPASAGSGISSVASLFQRPTRSPLRRFQLLDSDSEDDHPSASRDLSGVTTTTNSSSKDNLSVPSKPKRKEPGSIPSIKDLWKDFCPASAKIQTPALDDVCQDYFSSIKTTNAAQKQSSAVASSSNSGDHNVTGFQQTGQFLDLSQPSPPSHRFFLHSDPRIRNLARQRLPNFLPLGIVNDRESQREVFLVDYMNQFGSNGSSKTGASCSKSSRRGQTKSKFSKGQESAHTSGGWLNPKTSSAAPTDAGKRRVSAKSGSAGHWFTSAEGRKVYISKTGQEFSGQSAYRCYKKETGGGLKKSRKKRQPKKKAKSSRKEAIVSF